GCTTTAGATAGCGCAACCAGCACGAGGCCGTCGGGATGACGTGATGTCTGCCATGAACATAAAGGTTCCCCATCTCCGCTGTATCGTTGCCGCCGCAGAGCACCGTAGCTTCCGGCGTGCCGCGGCGGCGCTTAACATCACGCAGCCAACCTTGAGCAAACGTATTCGAGAGCTTGAGGACCGCTTGGGCATGCTCCTGTTCGAGCGCTCAAGCGGCGGCGCACAGATCACCGCGAACGGGGAAGATTTCCTGATTATCGCAAGGCGCGTACTTGCAGACCTCGACGGTATGGAAAGCTACGCGAAGATGACCAATGCAGGAAACGCAGGCCGCCTCAATATCGGATTTTACACACCGCTCGCCGGCCCGCTGCGGGATAATGTCTTCGGGTTTATTCGTCAACACTCACAACTCGACCTCAATATCATCGAGGACGATCGCTTGGCGCTTATCCCTCTCCTGGATCGAGGCTCGATTGATATAGCTCTTGTCCTAGGAGACTCTGCCTACAAGGATTACTCCCATATGAGCCTTTGGTCTGAACGTGTCCTAGTCGCGTTCCACAAAACGCATGCGCTCGTTGAGCGAGAGTCTATTTATTGGACGGACCTGAGGAACGAACGCTTCATCATGAGTCTGCGCGATCCCGGGCCGGAACTCAGAGACATCTTGATTGGCAAGCTAGCACTGCCCGGCGACCAGCCATTCATCAAGCATGTCAAAGCTCACCATAGCGCGATAATCAGCGCTGTTGATGGCGAACGCGGAGTTACACTGATCTGTGAATCCTCTTCCACACCTTCGTGGCCAGGTGTCATCTTTCGCGAAGTCCGTGATGGCAATGGGCCGACTCGTCTCGGTTTCGTCGCCTATTGGCGCCGCAACAATGACAACCCGATTCTTAAACAGTTCCTATCCTGGCTCCAAGCTCATCCGGCCGTTCCGACGGTACACATCAACGGCCCCAATTGACTCGCAGAATTGCACTCCTCCTGTAATTTGCAACCTCCACGCGTTCGGCCGGAACACCATCTTTGCCTCCGCGATCCCGGCCTCGATGTTCCCGCTCGAGGATTATTTGCGAGCCGGCATCGTGCCGGCGCAACTCAAGCTGATTTTCTGGGAGGGACGGCGGCGGCGCGCGGCTGGTCCGGGCAAGACGTCCGCCGGAAAGACTACACTGACCGATGCGCTCCTCGCTGAGATCGCAGAATCGGAGGATCGTGTGGTGCCCTATCGAAGATCCGCACGAGCTGCAGTGAAGCGCCTGCGTGCCGTTGCAACGGCTCCATCACTGCGACAAACGGGTACCTGACGAACATCACTCTCTAGACCTTTGAAGCGGATTTACCTTTTCGCGTTCTCGCGAAAGCTCGATCGGTCGCCATGAACTTTTCGATCATGGGCGCCACGAGCCTGGCGGGATCGGGCGCGGCTTGTCCGGTCTCGCGTCCGATCGCGTCCGCATATGCGAGAAGGTTGCGATGCACTGGCGCTGGAAACTCGATCGTGAGCTTCACCGGCTTGTCGTCCTCAATCGTCCCGAGTTTGAGCTTGCTCATCGGCTTGCCTCCTGCTGGCCATAGGGCGCCATGACGAGATCACGGTTGACGATTACGCGAACCGGGAAACCCTGCCTGATTGTGAGCGTCGGCTGGATGTTGAGCTGGCGGCGAACAAGTTGCTGTCCAGTGTTGTTGATTGAATCTTGCGACCCGCGCCGTAGCGCGCGGACGAGGTCGCTTTCGTCGCGGTCTGAGCCAAGCTCGGCACCGACACTGAGCAACGTGGAGAGGGCGGCAGCCTTGATGAGATCCCACCAGTGGTAGTCGACCTCATCCTCGAGACCGGACAAGCCGCGGGCGTCCGCGCCCTGCTGCCGCTCGAGCACGATAGATTTGCCGTCCGGGAGCATGATGCGATTCCACACAAGCAACACGCGCTTCTGACCGAACGAGACCTGGCTGTCGTACTGGCCGATCAGGCGTGAGCCTTGCGGAATGAGCAGGAATTTTCCGGTCGGCGTGTCATAAACATGCTCTGTCACCTGCGCGGTGATCTGGCCTGGAAGATCGGATTGAATGCCGGTGAGGAGTGCAGCCGGAATGACCGTTCCGGCTTGCACAACGTAGGGCGAGGCCGGATTCGCCAAGCGATCCTGGCTGACGGTGCGGCGATCGACGGGGCCGTTGACGAAGGCGAGCTTGCGATCCTGCATGTTCTGCATGGCGTTGGGATCGAGCGGCGGGGCTTCCGCCGGCACCGCGTGCGTTGTGCCCGGCATGGAGCTTGCGGCGGCCGCTGTGATCGGCGCTGAAACGCGGATAGCCGTTGCGGCGAAGAGCTTGCTCAAGCGCGCGGCCTCGATTTCCTGCAAGCGGCGCTGTTCTTCCGGTGTCATCCCCGGTTGCGGCAACGGCCCGCCCGACGGAACGGGCTGGCCCTGGTTCTGCGCGCTGAGGATCGGCCGACCGAGATCGCCGGGCAGTGGCGGTCCGAGTTTCGGGACGCCGGTGTAATCGCGCGGAAGGCCGGTCAGGCCATCAGCCGTCGGGCGGTTCTCGATCGAGTAGAGTTCTTGTGCCGATTGATCGGCGTTTCGGGTCTGAAGGGCATAGATCAGCGCGGCGGCGATCGCGAGGCCTGACACGGCGCTGAGACCGATCAGCACCTTGCGCGACAATCGCGTCACACGCGGCCGCTCCGGGCGCAGGCGCAAGTCCGGCGTGACCTCCGGCGCCCCCTGTGAAGGGTCTGTCATGACCGGCGCCTCCCGTCGGTGCGGATGATGCGGACGCGGCGCTCGCTGTTCTTATCGCCGAGACGCAGTTCGGCAGCGCCGAACAGGCGATCGACGATGTAGTAGTTCTGGCGGGCACGGTAGTTGACGAGCTCGGTGTCCCCGCCCGGCCCTATAATAAAAAGAGGCGGCATCTCGCCCTGCCGGATGCCCGACGGGAACTCGATATAGACCTTGATGCCGTCATCGAAGGCACGCAGCGGCCGCCACGCCGGCGTATCGCCCTTGATCTCGTACCGGAAGTTCAGCGACGAGATGTCGACGCCCGTGGCGACCGGCTGGGCGGCAAGCGCTGCCGCGTTCTGCCGACGGAGCGCAATGAGCTGGTCGTGCGGATACTGCCAGGACACCGACGCCATGTAGGTCTTCTCGGTCGAGTTCAGCTCGAGGTGATAGGTGCGTCGGTCGGTGTTGATGACGAGGTTGGTCTGGAGATCCGGACGCGTCGGCTTGACCAGGATATGGACCTGCTTGTTGGGGCCCGTGCCGCTCTCGGTATCGCCGATGATCCAGCGCACCGTGTCGCCGGCTGCGACGGGACCGGAGCCGACGAGCTGCTCGCCCGGCTGCAAGGCGACGTCTGTTACCTGCCCCGGTGCGGCATAAACCTGATAAAGCGCGCCCGGCGAGAACGGATAGACCTGCACGGCGTTGATGAAGCCGTTGCGCACCGGCTGGACGCGCGCCGCCTTGTTCGCCTGTGTGATGCGGTCTTTCGGATCCTTTGGCTCCGGGGGAGCCTTGGCGCCGGGCACGGGCTTCAACTGACCCGGCAGCGGCAACGGCTTCGGAAGCTCGACGACCTGCACGGGGGACGGCGGCTCGGCCGCCTGCACAGCCGGCACGAAGTCGTCGTAGCTGATGTCTGGCGGAAAGAGCTTCTGCGCGCAGCCGCCAAGCGCTGTTGTGCAAACCAAGAGGAGCGGCGTGAGGATTCGGGGTGTCGGCGGCTTCATTGTGAGAGCTCCTTCGACCAATTGATCGCGTTGACGTAGATGCCGAGCGGATTCTGCTTCAGCCGATCGGCGTCGCGGGGCTGCTGCAGAGCGATGGTGAGGATCGCGGTCCATCGTTCGGTGCCGGCGAGTTGACCGTTCTCGTATGACCGTTCGAACCAGGCGACGCGGAAGGAGTCTGGCGAAGCGCGGATGACGCTGGAGACCTCGACAGCAATCTGGCGTTTACCCACCTTGGCGAAGGGATCGTTGACGCGCGCATAGTCGTTGAGCGCTGCAGCCCCGCGGTCGGTGGTGAACTCGTAGGCGCGCAGCCAGTTCTGGCGGACGATTACGGCATCGACCGGAATCGCACGGACCTGCTCGATGAACCGTGCGAGATGCCAGGCGATCTGCGGATCAGTCGGTCGATAGTCCGCAACGGCGGGACCGACGGCCTGTGCCTCGCCGATCTTGTCGATCTGGACCACCCAAGGCACCACTGAGCCGCTCGCCGACTGCCAGACCAGGCCGAAGGCAAGGCCGGCCGCGAGGGCCAGCGAGCCGAACGCCATCAGCCGCCAGTTCCTCGCCTGCACGCGCGCGGAACCGATGCGATCATCCCAGACTTGCGCGGCGCGCTGATAGGGCGTTTCAGGTTCAGGTGTTGCGCCGTAACGCACGGATGGTCTGCGGAAGACATTCATCAGCGTTCATCCTGTCGGAGGGAGATGGAGGCGCCGCCGCCGTGGCTATCGCCGGACCTGACGGCATGCGCAGCGGCAGTTGCGCCGTGGCTCATGGTCTGGTGGCGCTTCATGCGTTGCGCCCAGGCAGGCGGCGAAGACGGAGACGGAGCGTTGTCGCCGGCGGCTGCGCCGCCGATCGTACCCATCGTCGAAGATCCGCCGGTGGCCGCGGCGGCGCTTCGTGCTCCGCCTCGGTAGCTCTCGCCCATTGCGCTCGATGCGCGGCTCACGGCCCGGCTCACCGGCCGCGCGGCCGCCGCCGCGCCGGCGCGCGCAACGCCGGAGAGACCTGATGCGACGCCGGCAGCCCCGCTCTGTCCGGCCGAAGCCAGGCTGTAGGATGTCGTCGTGCCTCCCGCGAGGGCGGCGCCGCCGCGCGCCGCCGCGGCGGTCGCGCCCATCGCCGCCCCTGCTCCCCTCACGGCCATACCGGCCGCGGCACCGCTCGCCACCACCGCGCCGCCGGCCGCAACGGTAGTACCAACCGCAGATCCTGCGCCAAGCTGAGGGCCGCCCGAGATCAGGCCGTTGGCGATGCCGGGTCCGAAGATGCCGAGACCGAGAAGCGAGAGTGCCGCGAGAACGATCGCCATCGCGTCCTCGACGGTCGGCTGGTTGCCGCCAAAGCCCGCGGTGAACTCGGAGAACAAGGTCGAACCGATGCCGATGACGACAGCGAGCACCAAGACCTTGACGCCAGACGACACGACGTTTCCGAGCACGCGCTCAGCGAGGAAGGCAGTCTGCCCGAATAGCCCGAACGGGATCAGGACAAAGCCGGCGAGCGTCGTCAGCTTGAACTCGATTAGCGTTACGAAGAGCTGGATTGCGAGGATGAAGAAGGCGAGCAGCACCATCGCCCAGGCGAACAGCAGGACTACGATCTGAACAAAATTCTCGAAGAAGGCGATGTAGCCCATCAGGCCGGAGATCGATTCCAGGATCGGCCGTCCGGCATCGAGACCGACCTGCGCGACGCGGCCGGGACGAAGGAGATCGCTCGCAGTGAACCCGGTCCCGGTCGCCTTGAGGCCGAGGCCGGCGAAGCTCTCGAACACGATGCGCGCGAGCGCGTTCCAGTTGCTGATGATGAAGGCAAAGACGCCGACAAACAGGGTCTTCTTCACGAGACGCGCGATGATGTCCTCGTCGGCGCCCCAGGACCAGAACAGGGCCGCGAGCGTGATGTCGATCACGATCAACGTGGTGGCGATGAAAGCCACTTCGCCGCCGAGCAATCCGAACCCGGAATCGATGTAGCGGGTGAAGACCTCGAGAAAGCGATCGATGACGCCGGTGCCACCCATCAGCGCGCCTCATCGGATGAGTTGGGAGTAACGGATGTCGGAATCCTGTCTTGCGTCTTGGGCGGGGTGTCTAAGGTGGATGCGGCAGGCGGGGGCGGCGCGAAGAAGCGCCGGCGGTTCTCGGCCCAGACACGGCGGCAGGTGTCGTCCGCTGCGAGTTGCTCGGCAGTGACGTCACGGCACCGCGCAAGGTCAGCAGCGAGCGGATCTGCGTTCGTTGCTGCGGGCGTGGTCACCCGCTCCGGGATATCGGTGCGAAGGGCCTCACCAACGGCGATGATCGCAAGCGCTGCCAGACATGCGATGATGGCGAAGCGCAGGAATGCACCAACGGTCGCGCCGCGTTCATGTCCCATGTCGCGTTTGGATTGCAGCCGCATCACTGGAACATCCGGACGGTGGTCGGCCGATAGCCTGCACCGGGCGTGAGGAAACGGCGGAGCTGCTCGCGTGCCTGCTCTTGCGCCGCAGTACGCTGTGCGGCTTCCAGATTCTGCGCGCGCCCTTGCGTCGCGACAGCGGCGGTAAGATCAGCGATCTGCTGGGTCTGCAGGGCGATGAGCTGGTTGCCGGCCTGGGTTGCCTGCAACGCGCCGGTTGCGGATTGGCTCGCGGTCACGAGCGACGACATCTCGACACGGTTGGTGTCGATGTTGGCAACGACGCCCGCATGAACCTTCATGGCGTCCTGTAGGCCAGCCACCGAATTGCGCCAGCGCTCGCGCGCTCCGTCGATCAGCGTCTGGTCGGTGGCGGTCGTCGAGGCCGCGCCGTAGGTCGTTGAGAAGGCATGATCGATCTGACCCACGTCATAGGCGATGCGTTGGGCTTCGCCGAGAAGCTGCTGGGTGCGCTGGATCGACTGCTGGATCTGGTTGAGCGAGGATTGCGGAAGGCTCGCGAGATTGCGCGCCTGATTGATCAGCATCTGCGCCTGATTCTGGAGCGAGGCAACCTGATGGGCGATCTGCTCCAGCGCGCGCGCCGCCTGAAGGACGTTCTGCGTGTAGTTGTTCGGATCGAATACGATCTGCGCCTGTGCCGGCGCGGTCGAGAGTGCGGCGTGGACGGATGCCGCGAGAAGTGTGGCGCGAATGCGCGATTGCTTCGTGCTCATGGTGCCTCCAGGTTGGCCAGGTCGGGGATGAGGTCGGCGGCCCAGAGAAGCTCGTGCTCGGCGAGCAAGGCCGCCACGAACGCTTCTCGATCGTGCTCAGACAACACGCGGTCGATCATCGCGTGATCGGCTTTGGATGAAGCGGCGCAGAAGGCGAGCGCGATCGGGCCGAGGCCGAGCTCGAACAGCCGGTTGCCGCGGCGGGACTGGCAGTAGTAATCGCGCTTGGGCGTAGCGCGGGCGATGATCTCGATCTGCCTGTCGTTCAACCCGAAGTGCCGGTAGATCGCGGTGATCTGCGGTTCGATCGCCCGCTCGTTCGGTAGGAAGATGCGCGTCGGGCAACTCTCGACAATGGCGGGCGCGATCGGGCTGCCATCGATGTCGGAGAGCGACTGCGTGGCGAAGACGACGGAGGCGTTCTTCTTGCGCAGCGTCTTGAGCCATTCGCGCAACTGCGCCGCGAAGCC
The genomic region above belongs to Pseudorhodoplanes sinuspersici and contains:
- the trbF gene encoding conjugal transfer protein TrbF, with translation MNVFRRPSVRYGATPEPETPYQRAAQVWDDRIGSARVQARNWRLMAFGSLALAAGLAFGLVWQSASGSVVPWVVQIDKIGEAQAVGPAVADYRPTDPQIAWHLARFIEQVRAIPVDAVIVRQNWLRAYEFTTDRGAAALNDYARVNDPFAKVGKRQIAVEVSSVIRASPDSFRVAWFERSYENGQLAGTERWTAILTIALQQPRDADRLKQNPLGIYVNAINWSKELSQ
- the trbK-alt gene encoding putative entry exclusion protein TrbK-alt, giving the protein MRLQSKRDMGHERGATVGAFLRFAIIACLAALAIIAVGEALRTDIPERVTTPAATNADPLAADLARCRDVTAEQLAADDTCRRVWAENRRRFFAPPPPAASTLDTPPKTQDRIPTSVTPNSSDEAR
- a CDS encoding DUF2274 domain-containing protein gives rise to the protein MSKLKLGTIEDDKPVKLTIEFPAPVHRNLLAYADAIGRETGQAAPDPARLVAPMIEKFMATDRAFARTRKGKSASKV
- the trbJ gene encoding P-type conjugative transfer protein TrbJ — its product is MSTKQSRIRATLLAASVHAALSTAPAQAQIVFDPNNYTQNVLQAARALEQIAHQVASLQNQAQMLINQARNLASLPQSSLNQIQQSIQRTQQLLGEAQRIAYDVGQIDHAFSTTYGAASTTATDQTLIDGARERWRNSVAGLQDAMKVHAGVVANIDTNRVEMSSLVTASQSATGALQATQAGNQLIALQTQQIADLTAAVATQGRAQNLEAAQRTAAQEQAREQLRRFLTPGAGYRPTTVRMFQ
- a CDS encoding LysR family transcriptional regulator → MSAMNIKVPHLRCIVAAAEHRSFRRAAAALNITQPTLSKRIRELEDRLGMLLFERSSGGAQITANGEDFLIIARRVLADLDGMESYAKMTNAGNAGRLNIGFYTPLAGPLRDNVFGFIRQHSQLDLNIIEDDRLALIPLLDRGSIDIALVLGDSAYKDYSHMSLWSERVLVAFHKTHALVERESIYWTDLRNERFIMSLRDPGPELRDILIGKLALPGDQPFIKHVKAHHSAIISAVDGERGVTLICESSSTPSWPGVIFREVRDGNGPTRLGFVAYWRRNNDNPILKQFLSWLQAHPAVPTVHINGPN
- a CDS encoding TrbI/VirB10 family protein; its protein translation is MTDPSQGAPEVTPDLRLRPERPRVTRLSRKVLIGLSAVSGLAIAAALIYALQTRNADQSAQELYSIENRPTADGLTGLPRDYTGVPKLGPPLPGDLGRPILSAQNQGQPVPSGGPLPQPGMTPEEQRRLQEIEAARLSKLFAATAIRVSAPITAAAASSMPGTTHAVPAEAPPLDPNAMQNMQDRKLAFVNGPVDRRTVSQDRLANPASPYVVQAGTVIPAALLTGIQSDLPGQITAQVTEHVYDTPTGKFLLIPQGSRLIGQYDSQVSFGQKRVLLVWNRIMLPDGKSIVLERQQGADARGLSGLEDEVDYHWWDLIKAAALSTLLSVGAELGSDRDESDLVRALRRGSQDSINNTGQQLVRRQLNIQPTLTIRQGFPVRVIVNRDLVMAPYGQQEASR
- the trbL gene encoding P-type conjugative transfer protein TrbL, translated to MGGTGVIDRFLEVFTRYIDSGFGLLGGEVAFIATTLIVIDITLAALFWSWGADEDIIARLVKKTLFVGVFAFIISNWNALARIVFESFAGLGLKATGTGFTASDLLRPGRVAQVGLDAGRPILESISGLMGYIAFFENFVQIVVLLFAWAMVLLAFFILAIQLFVTLIEFKLTTLAGFVLIPFGLFGQTAFLAERVLGNVVSSGVKVLVLAVVIGIGSTLFSEFTAGFGGNQPTVEDAMAIVLAALSLLGLGIFGPGIANGLISGGPQLGAGSAVGTTVAAGGAVVASGAAAGMAVRGAGAAMGATAAAARGGAALAGGTTTSYSLASAGQSGAAGVASGLSGVARAGAAAAARPVSRAVSRASSAMGESYRGGARSAAAATGGSSTMGTIGGAAAGDNAPSPSSPPAWAQRMKRHQTMSHGATAAAHAVRSGDSHGGGASISLRQDER
- the trbG gene encoding P-type conjugative transfer protein TrbG, coding for MKPPTPRILTPLLLVCTTALGGCAQKLFPPDISYDDFVPAVQAAEPPSPVQVVELPKPLPLPGQLKPVPGAKAPPEPKDPKDRITQANKAARVQPVRNGFINAVQVYPFSPGALYQVYAAPGQVTDVALQPGEQLVGSGPVAAGDTVRWIIGDTESGTGPNKQVHILVKPTRPDLQTNLVINTDRRTYHLELNSTEKTYMASVSWQYPHDQLIALRRQNAAALAAQPVATGVDISSLNFRYEIKGDTPAWRPLRAFDDGIKVYIEFPSGIRQGEMPPLFIIGPGGDTELVNYRARQNYYIVDRLFGAAELRLGDKNSERRVRIIRTDGRRRS